From the genome of Cryptococcus neoformans var. grubii H99 chromosome 11, complete sequence:
GTGTGAGGACCATAGCCGGCAGCATGAGCCATTCAGCGCCATATTTGTCGGCCAAGGCACCGATGATTGGGCCGCAGAAGAATGTTggagcagcagcggccaCTAATGATTACGAATGAGCATGGGTAGGGGGATGATCAACAGGCGGAGGAGACGTACAGTAAATGAGGCCAACAAAGTCGGAGTCTTTGCCCCAAAGGCTTTGCACATGGAGTGTCAACCTAATTCGATATATCAGCTATTCAACTTCGTCTCTTAATAATCATGAGTCATATACGTGGGTTCTAAAGCACCGATGATCGTCCCGTACGCAAACATCTGTATGAACGAAGTCATACCCCTTGGCGAACTTGCCAATGCTACAAGCACCTGCCAAGGAGACAGTTCCACTCCCGACaatcttgccttctctgCTGTCGTCAACTGGATAAAAGGTGAAGTTTCCGCTTCGGCCGGCATGATGACTTCACCATTTACTACTTTGGGTTGAAGACTTCCAGGCGCAAGCTTGAGGCgcttttcttcccatctgCGGAGGTCGGTACGCTCAAGGACGAAGAGACGTAGAATCAGGTCGATGAAGCAGACGATGAtacagaagatgaagggcgCATGCCATCCTAGTTTGGAGTAAAGAACACCGCCGATGGGAGGAGCCTACGGTAGGTTGACGTGTTAGCTAATGTATATGACTTTTTAGCATATCAATTGAGAACACGTACGATGGTTGTGCCGATGGACACTCCTGCCATGGCAAACCCCACTTGACGGCCAATatgctcctcttcaacattTTCGCATCTGCATTCAGGTCAGCCAGGGCATTAATTTTCGTGACCATGTAGCCTTACATTAAAGCGAATCCGACTGAATACATTAGATACATCAGTCAGTGGTGTTCAATTTGTTGGACCATGGGCTCACCAGACCACATAACAGTACTTGACGCTCCCTGCAAGAATCTGCTGACGACCATAGCCCAAAATGGGTTGGCGAGCATGAATAAGACCAAAGCGAGTTCCAGGACTATCACAGCGATAACAAGTGGGATACGGCGGAAGGGGTACTTGTGGAAGAAATAAGCTACAGGCAAGGTACAGATCAATATCCCCATTGAGTAGGCGAACAGTAGCCAAGCAGTGAGCGCAGAGACATTGGAGTAACCCATATTTTGCAATCGATAGGGGAGGACTGGTACGATAATAGTCTACCGGATGGCCCACAAGTTAGTTATGATAATTATCGTTTCCACATGAAGTTAATGCACCCACGTAGGTGAGGATATCTGTACATGTTCCTAATGAGACTACTAAGGTGATGAACCATGCGGAACTCCTCCACTAGATTGATAGACATGTCAGTTTTTCAGAGCTCATAACAGCTTATATGTAGTTCGACTTACCTTTGCTCCCCAAGGCATTGGCTGAATACTCTGGGCAGTGTGCTCCAACGACGCTTCACCAACCACAGGATAATCGAGGTTCGTGCCATTGTCGCGAACTTCACTTTTTGTGGCATTTGACGAGGCGTCAATGGTGTCTTGCATGGTTCAAGAGTTGGATTTGTTATTGGTTGTAATTGTGCGTATGCTTGAGAACAGTGAATATGATGTAGTCATAAATATCTTGATCCTGTAGACATCTTGGCAACGATATTTATACAAACTGTCATTTCGTCCACGCATGATAGTACGAGGAATGTACAGCAGCCGCGAGTCGGACAAGTCAAAAAACGATCTTCTTGCTCGTGTATCTCGTTTATCTCGCCACTTGCGCCACACTCGATACTTTCGGTATTTTCGTCTCgcttcctttttccaaCTTCTTTTGGGCATTTTCCCTCCGTCATCACTTGCAAGAATCCGAGAAATGGTTAATACAGCCGTAATGCAACACCACTCCAACTCTTTCGATCGtccatccatcatcaaaTTGAGAATCTCTCCGCCTTGTCTCTCTTGTCCTATCGGCACCGATGCCGTCTGACACCCAGTTATTAGCTTCCCGCAAGGACATGTGAAAATCGCAAACCGCAACTCAGCAGGGATGTTTGATGTGATGATCTGGGAGCGGGTCGCTAAGGACCGAAAGGCAGAGTGAGAGATGTGGTTGAATAAAGAGATGAATTTGGAGATGAGTGAATGTTCTGAGGGCAGGACGAGCAAATTGATGAGTAGACGATAACGGGGGTGAACATATTGGCAACCATATAAAAGTAAGTGTTTTATATCTACCTTTGTGAAGCCCAGCAACTATTTTTTATGCATTGGAAACTGACGTCTATGACGCTccgaaagaagaattaGCGAGAGGACTGGCCCAAAGGAAAATGTCTTCGGTCGTCTATACCTTCCCGAAAACGACTGTCCCCGCCCAACAGCGTTATCGAACTCAGTTTCTTCCAACATCGCCATCTAGTTTGATTGCCTTCATAAGTCTACCTCCTAAGTTACGTCATGATGCTCTCGAGCCATAACAGCAATGGGATTATATACTGAAAGTTTGGAACATTGCATCTAACACTCCGTCATCAAAGTAATGGGATACAGTGTCTCATATTTTTATCTATTGTCATGTAATTTAGTCGCATTACTCGACTAATGGCCAACCATCTTCAGCGCCGCCTCTCCATACCTTGCCCCAATTGGCTTAGCCCTCTGCACCAAATCTCTAATTTCAGCAACCTCGGCTTCGCTAAGCTCAATCTTCCCAGCCGCAAAGTTTTCCTCTAACCTCTCAGAGGTCTTAGTCCCAGGGATGGGGATCGCACCTTGGCTGATGACCCATGCGAGAGCGATTTGGCCCGAAGTACATCCCTTGGCTTTGGCGAGCTTTGCGAATTCATCGACAATCTGGAGATTCTTGGGCATGTTTTCTTTGCTGAATCGAGGGATGGTTCGTCGGATGTCATTTTCAGGGAAGTCGTCCGGACTCCGATACCTATTCACTGGTGTTAGGAAAGAACCTATGATGTAGTGAGGAGAAATCGTACTTACTTGCCGGAGAGTATACCCTTGCCCAGAGGCGAGTAGGCAATGATGCTGACACCAAGCTCTTTGGCGGCATCGATCAAGCCGTTGTCTTCATGGTCGGTAAACCAAGGAGAGTACTCGATTTGGAGGGCGTCGATCTTGGCAACTACATTTATAGTCAGCTAATGTCATCCAAACAAATATTCCGAATATGCAAAACTTACTGGAACAAGCTTTTCGGAGGGTAGCCACACCACATTCGCTTAGACCGATATACTTGCACTTGCCAGCCTTTCTTAAACCATCGAGCGCTGTGATAGATTCTTCAAGGGGAGTATTGGGGTCAATACGGTGGAGATAATAGAGGTCGGGATAAGATCCAAGTCGCTCCTTGGTGCCTTCAATGTATTTGTTGATGTGGGAGGCCTTGTTGGTGACGTTCCCGAGGCCTTCGGAACCGGGCTCTAAGCACTGAGATGCATCAGTCggccttttttctttgctgCTATTGTCTTTACTAGAAGATACTTACGTCAAAGCCGCATTTGGAGGCAATAAAGACCTTGTCACGAGCGTTGTTTTCCTTAAAGAAATCGCCCAACAATTTCTCATTGTGGCCCTTGCCATAAACGACAGCAGAGTCCCAGAAAGTGCACCCGATATCCaaagccttcttcaaggTGACCTTGGACACATTATCGTCGGCAGGTCCGTAGCTCTGAGATAAGCCCATGCATCTGTTTAGAGGGAAATCCTGGTCAGTCAACTTCACTGAATGTCTGCAGCAACGGCAAGACACTCTCACCCGAAGCCAGGGACAGGTACGGAGATGCCTTGAAACTTGAGTTGCTGAGGCATGGTGCGGGTAAAGGGTTTGGGTTTGAGTGAAGATTGCAAAGCTTTCCAAATCGCGGCTCCTTAATATACCTGTTGTCGCCTCTGATGACGACACGAATTATGCTCGTCCTGGGAGTGTATATACACAGCGTATACAGCGATGACGATTCGAGTGCGTGGAGGGCTAGTACGGACGACGGACGGAAAGTGGAGGATTcgggggtggaggtggaggattcggggtggaggtggaggattcgggggtggaggtggaggattcgggggtggaggtggaggatttaaagggtggaggtggaggcagtcggaaaaataaagcgggcaagaggtggaggcagcgaaaagaagtggaggaaggggatggaggGAGGGTTTATTATCGTCATTTCGGAAGCATATCATTAAAAATCTTGCATGCCCGTCGGCCTATTTTTATGAAGCGAACCATCCCGATAAACTTGCCAGAGCTATATAAGACTCCCCTTGCTCATCTATCCAAACCCTTCCATCAAATCGTGTAACTTCCACTACAGCTGAATATTACAATAATCACAATGGTCGCCGACAACGAATTCAAAGGCTGGGCTGGTTTGGACGAGAAGGCCTGCGACGGCAACCTGTCATTCCAGGAGTTCGCTCCCAAGAagtgggatgaagatgacgtTGATGGCAAGTATTGCCTCCTGGAATAAGGAAAGCCGCGGGAGCTGACATGTCAACAGTTAAGATTTTGTACTGTGGTGTCTGTGGTTCAGATGTCTCCTCTTTAACTGGTGAATGGGGACCTGTCAAGGACATCTGCCCCCAGGTTTGTGGCCACGAAATCGTTGGTGAAGTTGTGAGGATCGGCACCTTTCCCGAAAACGGCCTCAAAATCGGTGACCTCGTTGGTATTGGTGCCCAATCAGACTCTTGTCGTGAATGCGAATGGTGCAAGGAAGGTCAGTCATCTCTGTCACGATCCAACATGCACATACTGATATGTACATGCTAGGCAAGGAAAACTACTGTGCTACCCAAACCATCACTTTCAACTACCCCTACAACCGTGGTCCCAATGGCAAAGGGTCCATCTCACGAGGTGGTTTTGCCAAGTATTGGCGAGGACCTTCCAAGTTTGCTGtcccccttccttccgGCCTCGAGCCTGACGTTGCGGCACCCATGCTTTGTGGTGGTGTCACCGTTTACAGCCCCCTCGCTCGCTTCGAAGTCGGCACCAAGCGTAAGCGCGTCGGTGTCATCGGTGTCGGCGGTCTGGGTCATATGGCTATCCTTTTTGCCAAGGCCATGGGCGCTGAGGTGACCGCCATCTCTCGAAGTGAtgcgaagaaggaggacgcCTTCAAGCTTGGCGCTACCGATTACTTTGCTGCCGGTAGCAACTTGCAGGAGGCTGTCAAGGATCGCTCTCGATCTCTCGACTTTATCCTCTGTACAATCAGTaagtcatcatcgtcaatGGACTTTTACCCCAACTTGTATGCTGATCCCTGTACTATCAGATCCTGAGAGTTTCCCCATCAGCGACTACCTCCCCCTTCTCACCCCCGCCGGTGTCTTCTGCATCGTTGGCGTCATCCCCACCCCTTTACAAGTCCCTGCTTTCCCTCTTATCATGCACAGCGCTTGCGTCGCTGGTTCCAACATCGGTAGCCCCAAGGAGATTACTGAAATGTTCGAATTTGCTCTTAAGCACAACATTAAGCCTTGGATCCAGAAGTGGAACTTCAACGATATCAACAAGGCGTTGCCTTCTTTCCGGAAAGGTGACCCCAGGTATAGATTCGTCTTGGTTAACACCGATAACGGCGGCAAGCTTTAAGAAACTTAAGGAACTTGCGATTATCCTCTGTTCTTAGAAGGGTTGAAGAGTCAATAGAGCATTTTTGGGATGTAGGTGGGGAAGCAGTATTTGACAGCATATGTATAGCATGCCTTCATGTGTTGGAGTCTCCTCGTTCAACCAAGACAACAGCCGGAAAAGTGAAGAAAGACCACTGACCGGAAGAACACACAGTCACGTGAATCAGTGCGTGTGCGATGTTTTTTAGCTGCGCTTGACGTTGCCAAATATTCAATAAGTAGAAGGGATTTCCAGGTAAGATGAGCTTTGAATTATGCGATATGGTCCGAGGAGactgttgttgttttcGTTGAGCTACTCAATATGAGGAATTCGAGAGGCAAATCGGAGAAAAATTGATAACGAATGGCGCACTGCAATCGTTTATACGTAGTCTACTTTCGGTATGAACTTTGAAAGAAGTTCCACGTCATAAGATATCTATCTAAAGTCGTCGCGACTAACAAGCATTCATACGCAGCTTCGAGAGTCTGCAACGGATTTCCACAATCTCACAGTCTGTTCCTCTTTCCAGTTTTCAATTCTTTCAGGAAACATGCCTCGTTCAGCTTTTAGACtattctttcttcccttaTTCTACCCTCTattcatccttcttcacctgACATTCTCCGTTTTCTCCCTGCTTCTGCGCATCTACCAAGCCCTCACTAcccccctttcctccactATTGACATCGAACATGTTCTTCCCCCGAAGCATATTGGGTTGGTGCTTGTACCGAACCTACGTTCTGGCGGTGGTGTAAGA
Proteins encoded in this window:
- a CDS encoding alcohol dehydrogenase, with amino-acid sequence MVADNEFKGWAGLDEKACDGNLSFQEFAPKKWDEDDVDVKILYCGVCGSDVSSLTGEWGPVKDICPQVCGHEIVGEVVRIGTFPENGLKIGDLVGIGAQSDSCRECEWCKEGKENYCATQTITFNYPYNRGPNGKGSISRGGFAKYWRGPSKFAVPLPSGLEPDVAAPMLCGGVTVYSPLARFEVGTKRKRVGVIGVGGLGHMAILFAKAMGAEVTAISRSDAKKEDAFKLGATDYFAAGSNLQEAVKDRSRSLDFILCTINPESFPISDYLPLLTPAGVFCIVGVIPTPLQVPAFPLIMHSACVAGSNIGSPKEITEMFEFALKHNIKPWIQKWNFNDINKALPSFRKGDPRYRFVLVNTDNGGKL
- a CDS encoding aldo-keto reductase — its product is MPQQLKFQGISVPVPGFGCMGLSQSYGPADDNVSKVTLKKALDIGCTFWDSAVVYGKGHNEKLLGDFFKENNARDKVFIASKCGFDCLEPGSEGLGNVTNKASHINKYIEGTKERLGSYPDLYYLHRIDPNTPLEESITALDGLRKAGKCKYIGLSECGVATLRKACSIAKIDALQIEYSPWFTDHEDNGLIDAAKELGVSIIAYSPLGKGILSGKYRSPDDFPENDIRRTIPRFSKENMPKNLQIVDEFAKLAKAKGCTSGQIALAWVISQGAIPIPGTKTSERLEENFAAGKIELSEAEVAEIRDLVQRAKPIGARYGEAALKMVGH